The DNA window aaaataattattatcatagtttttaaacttgaCTCGGGAGTTGTCATGAGGCAAGGTCCAGGTCATGGATTGGAGGGTTAACTCGGTtgacataaaatttttaattttaaactggATCAAGTCGAGTCAATTCTTCCTCTATTTTCTCTTAAAGTCGGACTAGTTTAGGTCCCGGATCAACTCGTCAAGTCAATCcatgttttattaatattattaatttaaatactcaatataaacaaaagtaaaataaaataaaatatcaaattatatttttttaaacatgtaagtttgataacaatacatattaaaagtaaaaaagacttttttttatattttattatgtctttTCTTCCATAATCAAACAGGATATAAGTACAATTATAGTCATTTTTGtcttataaattattatcaaacaTAATTATATCTCAATCTTATATTTTGTCTTGTCTCTTATTTTCATTGTCCCTATCTCTTTTATATCGAGACAGTAGTCAAACACTAACTTATAATTTCTATTAGTTAATATTCACAAGCACATCATAATTTAATTCGTGTAAAATTTATACACCACTGAATGGTCATATGGCCCTGAACGTGCTACGTAATTGACACAGAACTATACTCGAAGCAAGATATTATAAAACCTTCGTATGTTTTTTTCTAGCCTGGGCTTCAGCTCGATGGCCTAATACCCGGGCTTCCTGTGAGCAGAGACAAGCACAGCagcaaagattaaaaaaaaaaaaaaaaaaaaaaaaaaaacatatgatcaCCAATTGTGGATCACTCATGAACAAGGTTTCAATACATTAATGAGCCCAAAAGGAGGCTTGCAGCCTGGTGATATCACTCTTCTTGGACTTGCGAGGAATCTTTAGCTTAAATCATGATGATAAAAGAGTTTAAGCTATGGATTAAGATCTCCCCTCAGCAAATCTGTGATCTTAGCTGCCCACAGAATTCAAGCTCAGAGGATGCGATAAGAGATTGCGGTGGGGTAGGCAACGTGAGGTCCATATCTCACCATTTACACTCTCTGGATAAGAGTAGAATCCAGAAAACAGAATTCCATTGGACATTAATTCCTGACCTGGCTTTACATTTCTATTGCCTATCATAGCAACTCTCATTTCTCTCCAACAAAAACCAAGTCCTAGCAAGAATCAATGGCAGCAACCATGGCAGCAATGGCAATACTCAATGCCAGGTGCTTGAGCATTAACTCCAACAAGAACATCAATCCCACcaagccatcaacaaaacctgtCTCTCTTCTCTCCATGCAAAACCTCGCAAGAGGCCTAACCATCTCAAAACCAGCAGATAACACTGTCCTCACCGGTGCTGCTATTGCCGGTGCTATCTTCACAACCTTGAGCTCATGTGAACCTGCCTTTGCTGCGCAACAAATAGCTGAAATAGCAGAAGGTGACAACCGTGGTATAGCGCTCTTGCTACCACTCATACCAGCCATAGCTTGGGTGCTCTTCAACATCCTCCAACCAGCACTCAACCAAATTAACCGCATGCGTCAGACCAAGGGGGTCATCGTTGGGCTTGGACTTGGTGGATTGGCTGCATCAGGTTTCATATCAACACCAGACGCATCAGCTAGTGAGATTGCCATGATTGCTGATGCAACAACTGACAACAGGGGCACTCTTCTGTTGATCGTCGTTGCTCCTGCTATTCTATGGGTGCTCTACAATATTCTACAACCGGCTTTGAACCAAATCAACAAGATGCGGTCTCAGTGAGAAACATAAACATGTGGGATTTTGTTAGGGGTGTGATTAGCATAAATTTACTTGTAATTGCACCTTGTGTTAATggaactttcttttcttttgaattttttcctcGTTTCCTTAATATTCCAATTCTTCTGTGTTAAGTGCTTGATTAGCGATGCTAATTATTGCAAGTGTATGTATTACTGTGTGTAAAGTATAGCTCAAGGTGCTTAAACCTGTACACGTTGTGCTCTTgctttatccttttcaattatgCCATCATTACGGTTGACTCGGAGTAAGTTTTAGGTAAGGGCTGGGCAGGTTGTATCATATTATCATGGctcaacaacaaaaattcattaaaaaaatcaaatgatatcaacttcaaattaatgttttttaacacttaatttaattggtcaaacaagtttaagattaatttattaaatcagtttaataataaatttaaattaatatttttttttaaattcgataaatcaactaagtttaaaattaatttattaaaccaGATTAGAACCTAATaatagatttaaattaatattttttttacaaccgATATTATTAAAAGACAGGTTAACCAAGTTTCAAGATAATTTATTAGATtaaattggatttaataacCCTGAAAGAaagtaatgtttttattttttttgaacagtttttatttttccccaAATAAATGTAATATTTTCTGAACAGGTTAATTGGAAGGTTGTGATTCTATACCATGATTATGCTTTATGAGTAAGCAATTAAACTATAAATGAATgcaccattgaaaaaaaatcaaaagctttGTGGTGAAGCCTGGTGCACCTATCTTTCGCAAGTTAGCTATCTTGtgatggtattttttttctatttttaatagaTTATTGTGAATTATtcacactatatatatatatatatatatatatatatatatatataagtttgataagttataattaaatggtttgtttaattttcagaacataaattaaagaatatagATCTGaattatctttcaaaatttatgcagtgatatttcattatattatataattgtaaatacacacaatacaaatacaataagatatatttagtttttacaaTTTTCAATCTCAAACACACTTCCTGTTATATACATTCTTAATAAAACATCTCCATTTTTTCCACTATTTCAAAAGTCTCATCtcactcaaaaaaaatttacaattctgaaatttaatatcattatcatcaccatcattatatttattttaaagattgaggtttaattttgtatataaaatccaccaaaacactagaaaaatacaagaaaaattagattttatagttAAGTCTTCTGCATAAATAGATTGTACCCCATCTCAACCTTAAACTAGGTATATTGGTCGAGACAAAAATGTATTTCCTtcctaaacctttttatttttttagttatgttttGAGTTAGTTTAATCATAAactaagttaaatatttttttttatttacctcaatttactgttttttattattatttaatgttgAGAGTTATGGACCTGATCAATACGTActgaatatatatttgaatgatCTTGCTTATTACTCTCCAAGTCTTGATCATAACATGTGATATTAATGCGCCATTGTGTTCAAGTAAACGCCTAATTATGGCTTATACAGCTCGtctaaatgataataataacgcTCTCCATCTGCtcctttgctctttttttttttttctttttttttattattattaataaactaTCGTTTCTCCCATTTGTTCTCCACTCTCCCTTTCtttaaagattttcttttccaaatgcTAGGGATCTAGAGCATACCAAGAGCCAATCTGGCCATGCTgtgtcttttttccttttccctctCCCTAACCAAgatttgcttttgcttttgcttttaagAGAAGCCGTCTCGTTCTCCTAACAACCCAACAAGATCATagaagaaaagggttttgcCAACGAAGGATTTGATTAATATTCCTACTCATCATGATTTCAATATTTCCACGCCAACGGCTTCATTGATAATGCAACATATCACACGTTATTGGTGGTCTAATGGTACAGAAACCCTAATTTCTCAATTGGGATTTGGTGCTTTTTTTATACCACTAACTTTTCATAATGCACTTCGCAGTGTATCAATCAAGggttgcataaaaaatatatactatttaaaaaaaatgaatataacaACATTTGTATGAGATTTATCAAGCCAAGTACTTCATAAGATTCTATTCTTAAGATTATATTATATCTTTTTAGTTAGAAGGATAAATTAGACATAATTTTGTCATTTGGACCTcaaaatatattacttttttttttctttctataaaaaaacaaaaagttacaaaatagtaatctggtttttttaaaaaagaaaattgaatcattattgtattgtattgtattgtattttaaaaaaaggaaccTTAGTTTTCTaaggttcctttttttttttctcttcattctCTATTCTAGGgtcaatcaaatatttattaatagcTAATTAAACATAATATAGGACTCGTCGAATGTGGATTTGTTAGTctaatgtgtatttttttttataaaattaaattgatgaaaatgaattcagctaacaaaaaaatcaatttttaattatcttttaatataaaaatataaaagatatcaTCCAAActttaaatgtatattttttttatcataaaaccttaaaaaatgggggaaaatcaatataaaaaaaatcaataaattattattattattatcaatcaaGAAGTTCTTAtactctaataaaaaaaaagtgttatactttaattaaaaagactTAATTGGGACTTGAAAAATCATTGTAGATGCAcattcataaatattatttactgTTTCTAAGagcattgaagtttttttacatagttcatttgtttattttcaaacaaagccgagataaataaatatttttctatcttgATTGCATAGTGAAATGAATAAAATActctttgaaacaaaaaatctaaaCCTAGcatcaagggttttttttttttttttttttgtattttctaaatagtttttttggttattataatttaagatgagggggcattttggtatttgcctaaatataaaaaataataaacaactaaaatacatagtaaaaaaaaacatacatttaaagtaaaaaatcaaaGGGCGTTTTCAACTTCTcataacaattgtttttatataattataaaatcaactaAGGGGAAATTCtatatttgactaaaaaaatatgggCACCCTGTGACACACTTGGGAGCACGTGGGAGGTGCTTGTATCTTTCGTGTGGCGCGTGCGACATTTCTCtacattaaaaaacacttttccatCATATCATTGAAAGCGTCGTTGTGTCCTTTTCATGTTAGTATGTTAGTACGGTGCATGTCATTGATGGTGATTTGATTTGGCACCAATagacctttctttctttccttttcttctttttctcttctcctttgaAAATTACAGTTTGATCCTCTTGGTTGTTGATATTTcaactttagtttttattcttttaatttttaattttggttttggctcttttattgatgttttatttgtttttaatttcatcattcaatctaaatttaccaaaatattatattctctaatgtggtcctcattctttgggtttctagtttttttttttggtctttttgtaaaagttttagtgatttttaatttcaccattcaattcaaattaatgatattatattttccaatttgatccttattatttttatttttatttttatttcttggtctttttgtaaaatttattattctttttaatttcaccctttaattacagcattgtttttattttatatgttaattttttatcatcattccttttttttaaaaaaaaagtgcttttactaaattttttttttaatttcaccattcaattaaatatggaatttattttgtattttgattctgatcctcattcttttaattgctatattttaaaaacaaatttgtataataaaattatttttttaatttcatctttcaatatttaattgattgagaattaaactttatgatttttctaattatatatttcagATATAATAATTCATgtcatgaatttgaaaagttaacacaatttttaaataccttttatttttaaatatattttaaaatatttaaaaatgagaTACTTATCACATCATGTACTATAATAAACTTGGGATTTGTAGGATTGTTTTTGGAAATTGCAAgctaaaataactaatatataatatatttttttgttaataattggGTGAATTAagtcgttaattttttttttcattttccttaaACACGTTCAgatgtttaaaatttttaaattactgaaaacaaacataaataaataaatgtgcaTAAAAAGGTAaagataaagttgaaaaaaaagaagaagaagaagagcagtggcggagccacagtGGGTCAAaaaggggcaattgcccccttagtttttttttttttttttaatgaattataatttgctACAATGGGAAAGTAAGGAAAGTTATTATACAATTGTAAGGAAAGTAAGGAACGTTATTGCTACAGCTACGGAAAGTAAGACAAGTTATTATACAATAGCTATTGCTATTGTTACAGGTACGGAAagtgtgtatatataattataattataatttacagCTCCCCAATTTTCCctcttttcccttttgtttatttatcttcccttgtagggtttttttttcagcaGCCGTTCCTACCTCTCCTAGTCTCTTATATACAAATTTATCATCAATTAAGCTTTTCTGCCTTTTGCTTTATACTTTAGgtaaattttcttcatcttttctatttattttattgtctaattttagttttattcttttataattagttattaaaaatattagggtttatgataatttatgggttttgtTATGAATATGttctttataaatatttaaatctggtaatttaatcaattaagtgtttcttttcttattataaaaaaataaattaatattcatgcaaaaccACTATTCTTGACATCTCTTGCATTGATAgagtagtttattgaaatttaatattttcacatgatttatttgtaagtaaaatatcaagtagaaaacatgtttttcaagtATTGTTCCTCTTACACATACACTAAGCATTGTTCCTTAATTAAATGTCTAgaaataattaagtataatttaatcaacatacttattatatgcatttagatatgaattgaaataggttttgattttgataaattgacatgtattttgttattaatttcatatggaagatttagaattattgtgtAATTCAATTGACTTTTGTTTAATAGTGAATTATTGTGTacttgtgttaattattatgtagacaCTAATGATGATAGAAAATCCAGCaggttcatattaaattaacatgtcacTGGACAAGTATTTCAAGCGTAAATCCCTTGAGGATGAGGAGTCAATCAAAGCTTCAAGTCAAGTAACTCaatcaagttcaaagaaaagtCATATTGAAATCAACCCCGACACTCTTCTAGCTGACCCTGGCTTAAGAAGACCAATTTATGAGTACCATATAAATGATAGGGATGCAATCCGAAGAGCTTATCTACAAAAAGGTCCTTGTCAACCTTCACACTATGATTTTCCTCAAAAACAATTTGGGAATATATCAACACTACGACGCTTTAATCCGGCTTGGTTTGGTGCATACCCAACATGGTTAGAGTACAGTATAGCCAAAGATGCTGCCTTTTGCTTGTATTGTTACCTCTTCAAGTCAAAAGAGGGTGTTGATTCATTTGTGGGTGATGGGTtttcaaattggaaaaaaagggaaagatttGATCTTCATATTGGAAAGTCTAATAGTAGTCACAATGCAGCTCGGATAAAATGTGAgaatttgatgaatgaaaaacaaagtatcATGTCTTTGTTGTCTGAACAGACAGTAAAGAGTCAAAGTGATTATCGAACTCGATTGAATGCTTCAATAGAGTGTGCTCGTTTTTTGTTGCACCAAGGACTTCCATTTCGTGGCCATGATGAATGTGAATGTTCAAGCAACCAAGGAAATTATCTAGAGCTCTTGCATTTCCTTTCCAGAAACAATGAAGCTATTAAAAGAGTTACTTTCAGTGAAGCTCTTAAACATAACAAATTGACTTCTCCAGATATTCAAAAGACATTACTCAAGCTGCTGCAGAGGAGATTACAAATGTGATTATCAAAGATCTAGGTGAgtcattattttcaattttaattgatgagTCACGTGACATATCAATCAAGGAACAAATGGCAGTTGTTATACGATATGTAGACAACAATGGACATATAATTGAACATTTTCTTGGCATTCAACATGTGTCAGATACAACTGCTAGTTCACTCAAGGCAGCTATTGAAGCTTTGTTTTCTAAACATGGGTTAAGTATATCAAGATTGCGTGGTCAGGGATATGATGGAGCTAGTAACATGCGAGGTGAATTCAATGGCTTGAAAGCACTTATTCTAAATAACAATCCAAGtgcatattatgtacattgTTTTGCTCATAGACTTCAATTGACTCTTGTGGCTGTTACAAAGAAGCATAATGAAGTTGGAGatgtcttcaattttatttctagcaTTATAAACATAGTTGGAGCATCATGTAAAATGATGGAGGtgattagagaaaaacaatatgcTAGAATTATTGAAGGACTTGAAAATAGGGAAATTTCTAGTGGAAGAGGCTTGAATCAAGAAACTTCTCTTAGAAGGTATGGTAATACTCGTTGGGGCTCCCACTATATTACAATTATTCGTTTACTTGCAATGTTTTCATCAGTTCTTGATGTGCTTGAGATTATAAGGGAGGATGGGATGAACTCAGAACAAAGAACGAAAGCGATTGTTTTAATAGGTATTAtggaatcatttaattttgtgttcATGCTTCATTATTTGAGAAGGATACTAGCAGTTACTAATGAGTTATCATAagcattacaaagaaaagatcaaGACATAGAAAATGCTAtgagtttattgaaaacatcaaaGGAACGATTCAAATTGATGAGAGAGAATGATTGAGAATCTTTACTGGAAGAAGTGTCATCTTTTTGCATCAAACATGATATTGATATTCTAAACATGGATGATGAGTACAAGCTTCGTGGGCGTTCAAGGCGAAAATCTCAAGGGATTACAAACTTACACCATTTTCGTTATGAATTGTTTAACAATATCATTGACATACAACTTACTGAATTGGATGATCGTTTTACCGAGACGAGTATGGAGTTACTTCTTTGTGTAGCATGTTTAAGCCCAAATGACTCTTTCTCTACtttcaacaaagaaaagctTATTCGTCTTGCTCTTTTTTATCCTAGTGAATTCTCTATAGTGGACCTTATGGTACTTGGTGATCAACTTGATACGTATATTATTGATCTACGTGGTGATGATGAGTTCTCTGGTATTGAAGGTATTGCTAGTCTTGCAgagaaaatggtaaaaacaaagaagaatttgaTATTTCCATTGGTATATATGCTTATCAAATTGTCATTACTTCTACCAGTTACAACTGCTACAGTGGAGAGAGTTTTTTCTGCTATGCATATTGTCAAGAGTAGATTGCGGAACAAGATGGGAGATAAGTGGATGAATGATAGTTTGGTTGTATACATTGAGAAAGATATCTTCGATAAGATTGATAATGAAGCTATTATGAAGCGGTttcaaaaatatgaaaataacttgaagagaacaattataatttaagttttttcattttaaaagtatttttatattaattttacttgatatgaattaatatatatgttttgaattgatatgaattaatatatatgttttgaattgatttttaatacatgtctatataatatattatttgttaataatttgtccCCTCATTTAAAAATCTCTGGCTCCGCCACTGAAGAAGAGTAAGGACAGATGACAACGTTAAACTAGATAAACACAATTGCAGTACTCTTCGTTTTGGAGATATTTGTGCATGTAAAATGAAGGTGGGAGATTTTATTAGATGAGTTAGATCCATATATGGTCACTATAGATGGCTTGGTAATAAAAAATTCGATGTCTCTTTTGCCGTCACAACACAGCTGAAAaagccccctttttttttaatgttgaagtGTGGAAATAATACATATTGGGGTTTCGTGCTCAAGGTATATAtgtccataaaaaaaatgatgagatcGTGAGATGATGAGAAGATTCCTAATAGCGTGGCTTAATTTTATACCAACTTGATCacttgatgaagatgaagagtgCTTTTTGAGATCGTGATTAAAACcattaattagatatttatgAGATTCTTAATCCACTTATTTGATATATTAGATCTTTGTGACAAGGGaattaacaaaacaatattCCATAAAATTAGTGTACGCAATTAATATGGCgttattaatttgtaattaaatatGGATCAAATAAACGATCATCAAGAGTTAAGTTTTGAATTAACTCAACTTAAGTTCTAAtgaatatcattatatttaGAGTCGGTAAGTTTGTTGGTGATTGTATCATGTTAACTGTATAAAGATCTCGATTTTAATCTTTTGGTTATTTCATTGTTAAAATCATCTGAAAAAATCCACATTATCATATCTttgtaactttttaaaaaaactatataattcgTCCATTGGTATATACCAACGgtataactaataaaaatagtttattggTATATACtgatgaaattatttataacagtaaaaaataattctgtTGATAATTCTATTAATTTTCACCGATTTTCTAGTAGTGCTAGGTTCTAATGAATAtcactataatattttttgggttCAAGTGATaggagtattttttttagctaatttAGAAATCAAGCATTTTCTCTTTAAGTATTTGAAATATACACCCcgtattaatttatatatctaaAGAAATTGATAAATACTACCTTCCTCGGTCACCGTAAATATTCCATAGAATATTATCAAATAGATATCTTGTGCTAGTTTGCTGACTGGCTAGTTGAGCATTATTATTGTGCTTAATTAAAGACGGTGAATGATTATATTGAATACAAGCCGAAAGCTAGGGCTAAGTTTTCGTGATcaaatctttttatcttttataatattattaaacttactCTGAttaataactcaatttttaacataaattaaatttaagttgAGTTGAGTAAAGATGGATCTGGTACTGATCAACATTAATccatgattaatgaaaaaaatatttaaatttattttactttttaaaaaaataatattgttttatttgaaaaaaaataaaaaacaacattttttagaTTAAGACCTTGTTTGcttttacatttaaaaagtgcttttaaaaaatttaaattttttattttaaattaatatattttttatgttttagatcattttgatgctttaatatccaaaataatttttaaaaaataaaaaatatattatattaatatatttttaaataaaaaaactttaaaaaataattttattaactcTCAAATATGCTGATGCTGGACGGCGCTGGATATAACACTTGGCTAGAAGCCGTTGAAATTAAgcaatatatatactttaagCATCGTCCCGTTCGCTAGCAAGATAGATGATGATAACAACTCCCCCATAAACGATAAATAATCGTTATCATTGCACATAAAAATTACAGCAGATAATCAGCCACCACTTTGAAGCGTGCATGCGCACTCACCCACCATTTGTCTCTCCTCCTTCGCCATCAATATCCCTAGCAAGCCAGAATAAGTATATATAACTACACAACACcagaaaaaagtagaaaaaaaaaaaaaaaaaaccttccttTTTATCTCTCTGATCTCCTTTCCGGCTTCAATCCTTCTTGTTTCCCTCCCTCCTCATCTCATGCAGATGCAAAGCAATTGAAGAAAGGTGTACAGAGGGTTCTGTTCTTAGAGAGacttaaagagagagagagagagagatttgtaAATAAAGACAGAGCTGCGCTAAACACATGCAGAACATGAAACCAAAACCACCCATGCTCGTATACTTCGTTATCTCCCTCATCCTCTCCCTccccctccttttcttcttcttctgcttcaaaACCACCACCTACACGCCACCCGGAAACCCCAACTCTGACCTAAAGATCCGGCCCGGGTACACCACGTACAAAACCTACATACAACGTCAGCTAAACAAGACCCTCAATCCAAAACTGAGAAAAATATGGACAACCCGTGATTGGGACCGCAAAATCCAAGTCTTTGCTGACTTCTTCCAAGTTTTGAAACAAGAAAACCTTCTCTTCAACGAATCCAAGGCCCTGTGTATCGGTGCCCGTGTAGGGCAAGAGGTCGAGGCCTTACGACGCATCGGCGTGTCGGACTCCGTTGGTATGGACCTGGTGCCGTATCCACCCCTCGTTGTGGAGGGTGATTTCCATCGCCAGCCGTTCGATGATGGGACTTTTGACTTTGAGTTCTCAAACGTGTTTGATCACGCTCTGTTTCCGGACAAGTTCGTTGGAGAGATCGAACGGACGTTGAAGCCCGGCGGGATATGTGTCTTACACGTGGCGCTTTCTAGAAGGGCTGATAAGTACTCGGCCAATGATTTGTACAGTGTTAAACCGTTGGTTAAATTGTTTACGAATTCTAAGGTTGTTCGTGTCCGGAAAGTTGATGGGTTTGGGTTGGATACAGAAGTGGTGTTTAGGAAGATCGAAAAACAAGATCGGGAGATGATCCGAGGATCCCGATGATTTCGTTTCTTTTTCCCCCCCTacgatttgttttctttgaatgaattattatcaatcattatttcttaatttctttatacaagttttaatttCAGCTGGCccatctttttttgttatttttctagaatCCTGcctgttaatttatttttatcgttgttccTGCATATTCATGCATGACCCACTTAACTGGCTCCATTATTTTTTACCTAGAGGTTTGGATTGGTTGAATTTGACATCGTACGTGTTATCATCATGCCCATCAAATATGTTTTCGGAAtttccaatgttttttttttatcctagcttttcaatatcatattaatagttaatatattattatttcaatatatttttcaaataaaaaatatttttattatcataggTACCCAAAACACCAACGGTTTGGTCAAGTGAAACCAAGGAAAATGCTTAGGGATATCCATGCCGTGAAGTATAAAGCTTTTTTGGGGTTACTCTTTAGCAGACAAAAGGAAACTCGCACCATAATACACTCTCTCGTCGATGTCGTATAACATATtgttttaagatatatatatatatatatatatatatgctaataGTCAGATTCTTGTTCTGGGCCATGCAAAAATGGGGAGAGCATGCATGCATGATGCTTAATTGGTTGCTTTATGATTCCCCTGCCAGAGACACAATTTGTCTACTGCTATGCTTTCTCGCACAAATTTGTCCTTCAACTCCCTCCAAAAACCTGCTAGCCAAGTGCACGACAAAGTAAATCCCTGGCACCTGTCATGGGGAGGCTGGCTTTGAAGGCTCCATTATTGCTGAGCTTCATCCAGTCT is part of the Populus alba chromosome 10, ASM523922v2, whole genome shotgun sequence genome and encodes:
- the LOC118033524 gene encoding photosystem II reaction center proteins PsbY, chloroplastic, with product MAATMAAMAILNARCLSINSNKNINPTKPSTKPVSLLSMQNLARGLTISKPADNTVLTGAAIAGAIFTTLSSCEPAFAAQQIAEIAEGDNRGIALLLPLIPAIAWVLFNILQPALNQINRMRQTKGVIVGLGLGGLAASGFISTPDASASEIAMIADATTDNRGTLLLIVVAPAILWVLYNILQPALNQINKMRSQ
- the LOC140956004 gene encoding LOW QUALITY PROTEIN: uncharacterized protein (The sequence of the model RefSeq protein was modified relative to this genomic sequence to represent the inferred CDS: inserted 1 base in 1 codon), translating into MSLDKYFKRKSLEDEESIKASSQVTQSSSKKSHIEINPDTLLADPGLRRPIYEYHINDRDAIRRAYLQKGPCQPSHYDFPQKQFGNISTLRRFNPAWFGAYPTWLEYSIAKDAAFCLYCYLFKSKEGVDSFVGDGFSNWKKRERFDLHIGKSNSSHNAARIKCENLMNEKQSIMSLLSEQTVKSQSDYRTRLNASIECARFLLHQGLPFRGHDECECSSNQGNYLELLHFLSRNNEAIKRVTFSEALKHNKLTSPDIQXDITQAAAEEITNVIIKDLGESLFSILIDESRDISIKEQMAVVIRYVDNNGHIIEHFLGIQHVSDTTASSLKAAIEALFSKHGLSISRLRGQGYDGASNMRGEFNGLKALILNNNPSAYYVHCFAHRLQLTLVAVTKKHNEVGDVFNFISSIINIVGASCKMMEVIREKQYARIIEGLENIAMFSSVLDVLEIIREDGMNSEQRTKAIVLIALQRKDQDIENAMSLLKTSKEQSLLEEVSSFCIKHDIDILNMDDEYKLRGRSRRKSQGITNLHHFRYELFNNIIDIQLTELDDRFTETSMELLLCVACLSPNDSFSTFNKEKLIRLALFYPSEFSIVDLMVLGDQLDTYIIDLRGDDEFSGIEGIASLAEKMVKTKKNLIFPLVYMLIKLSLLLPVTTATVERVFSAMHIVKSRLRNKMGDKWMNDSLVVYIEKDIFDKIDNEAIMKRFQKYENNLKRTIII
- the LOC118033525 gene encoding uncharacterized protein, whose product is MQNMKPKPPMLVYFVISLILSLPLLFFFFCFKTTTYTPPGNPNSDLKIRPGYTTYKTYIQRQLNKTLNPKLRKIWTTRDWDRKIQVFADFFQVLKQENLLFNESKALCIGARVGQEVEALRRIGVSDSVGMDLVPYPPLVVEGDFHRQPFDDGTFDFEFSNVFDHALFPDKFVGEIERTLKPGGICVLHVALSRRADKYSANDLYSVKPLVKLFTNSKVVRVRKVDGFGLDTEVVFRKIEKQDREMIRGSR